Sequence from the bacterium genome:
TCCTATATTAGTATCTCTCATATCATATTTTCATAGTCCACTTATACTTTTATCGTGAAAACAACCCTCTCTTTCAGCCCATTTATAATTACTTCTCTACCATTATTCACTATAAAATCCCCTTCACCTAACACTTTTTTTATTTCACGAACCTTTGGTATATTTACAAGAATCTCTAAATTAACAGGTATAATCTCTGTTCTCATCTCTTCTTTGCTTGCAGGTCTACCCTGAGGAGATAACTCATTTACAAGATGAACCACATATCTATTTTCTTTTTTCTGTTTCCATAAAGAGAAAAAAACACTCGCTGGTGCTTTTACTTCTACAGGTAATGGACTGGCTATTTTAAAAATAAGTGAATATAAAAGTTTCTTTAAATTAGGTATTCCTTTATGTAAAACCTCACCTACATCAAAGTTTAAATAATAAATCTCCCCTTTTCCCCATTTTCTTTTCCCTATACCTACAGTTTCTTCCATTTTACTTTCAGGATGCTCTTTATATCCAAAAGGGAGGATAACTTCCCATTCTTCACTGTAATTTACCTCAAGTGCCTCTGCCGGAATATGTAAGTTTTTATCTAAATAACCGGGAATTTCATATTCTATCCAGCCACCTCCATCTTCTAAGAGAGAAAAGTCCAGATTAAAATTATCAATATCTTCTTCAGTTAGAAGAAGATATTGATTGTATTCAGGAGGGATATTAACCTGAAGGTTTCCCTTCTTATCTACCAGATAGGGTTTCTCTGTTTTTATCTGTTTTCTGAAAAACAAGCCAGCATTATGCCATAGCAGTTCCTTACCAATGCTTTTCCCATAGATACCAAATAGACCTGTTTTGTATGTTGCAAGTATCTTACCACCTTTCTCAACATATTTTTTGATATTTTCCCATCCTTTTTCATTCAGTGCAGCAACGTTCGGTAAAATCAACAACTTAAAGCCATCTAAATCCCCTTTTTCAATCTGTCCATCCCCTATAAACTGAAAAGGTAGATGTGCTTCAACAAAAAATTTAAACAATCCATGCATCTGAGTAAAAAAGGGATTATAATTTTCCTTATGATAAGCAGAAATAAAATCATCAGTAGGAATATCTTTATAATATGAATCCCTCGTTATATCCGAATAAACAATCCCTATACATCTTTCCTGTTCACTCTCATAGAGATATGGTTCTGTTTTTTTAATTTCTTCCATTATTCTTCTTATAGAAACATCGCATCCCTGAATACAGGGTACTCCACCACTAGCAAGAATAGTATTTATTTCAGTTATCACTTCTGCTTCCAAAGAGCCAGGGACTATGTATGTATAACAATGGGATCTTTTGCCTTCCTGTAACATTCTCGTTACATAAACACTGTAAGAAGTAAATGTGATAAGTGACCAGTTTTTTTGGGAAGAATACCTTATAGATGATGGCAGATATGTTTCTGTCCCTACTCTATCCAGATATTTTGCAGGGAGATAACTCTGTCCAAACCATGTGCTGAACCAGGCATAAGGACAGTTATATATGATTTCTATTTTAGGGTCAATTGAATGTATCGCATCACTTATCATCTCTGCAAAGTACTCTACCTGTCTGTACTTCCATCTCATATACTCATACCACTTCTTGTTATTCCAATCAGGCTTTTCAGGGATATCATATCCCATTTCCTTTTTAAATTTTTTCCTGCATGCTTCACAATAACAACCTTTGTCTCCTATTAACAAACCATCTATATAAAAACCGTCAGGTCTGTAATTTTCAGTAATTTCCTTCAACTCTCTACATATAAACTCTCCAAAACCAGTATTCCAGCATCCCCATGTCTTCCAGTGTGCTGTTTCAACCTTCGTTCCATCAGCCCTTCTCTGCTGCCATTCAGGATGTTTTTTCCACCATATCTCAAATGCTAAAGGCGCCACATACCCAACAAATTTCAACCCAAGATTTCTACATATATCAACACATTCTCTCACAAGGTCACGGTCTCCTAAAACAGGGTCTTTCACAAATACTTTTGTTTCATGGAGAGAATAACTCTGGGTTCTTACATCTACAACCACAACTTCTGCACCTATACTCTTAGCAAACTTTATAAATTTTTCTGGATTAAAATTTTTAAGTCGCATAGGATATGTCAAGTTTCTGAAAATCTGCCTGTATTTATCTTTTAAGTATGTGTTCTCTCCTTCCATAACTACACAATCCTCCTATCTTTTCTTATTTAATTCTGATTAACTGAGAATTACTGTCATATCCTTTCTGCTTTATATCATCAAATGTTTCAGCCCCTCCCCAGTTAAATTTAACAGGTGATTGTTCTCTTTCTATGAAGCAATTTTCTACAGAGATATTATTGGAATCCTTAAACGGCAGGACATTAGAAGAATGCCACTGGACAATAGCATAACCTTTATTATCTATAAGAATGTTTTTCCTTATTGTATTGTTATATACAAGATAATAATTTTCTTCAATTCTGTTGTTTGGACTATTGGTAGATACACATCTATCTCCATCAACAAATATAATACCATGAGCATTTTTAAACAGGATATTATTCTCTACAATACAACCAGCGGAGTTCTGGATAAGGATACCTCCACCGAGCCATATGTCTTCACCAGAG
This genomic interval carries:
- a CDS encoding alpha-L-fucosidase, translated to MEGENTYLKDKYRQIFRNLTYPMRLKNFNPEKFIKFAKSIGAEVVVVDVRTQSYSLHETKVFVKDPVLGDRDLVRECVDICRNLGLKFVGYVAPLAFEIWWKKHPEWQQRRADGTKVETAHWKTWGCWNTGFGEFICRELKEITENYRPDGFYIDGLLIGDKGCYCEACRKKFKKEMGYDIPEKPDWNNKKWYEYMRWKYRQVEYFAEMISDAIHSIDPKIEIIYNCPYAWFSTWFGQSYLPAKYLDRVGTETYLPSSIRYSSQKNWSLITFTSYSVYVTRMLQEGKRSHCYTYIVPGSLEAEVITEINTILASGGVPCIQGCDVSIRRIMEEIKKTEPYLYESEQERCIGIVYSDITRDSYYKDIPTDDFISAYHKENYNPFFTQMHGLFKFFVEAHLPFQFIGDGQIEKGDLDGFKLLILPNVAALNEKGWENIKKYVEKGGKILATYKTGLFGIYGKSIGKELLWHNAGLFFRKQIKTEKPYLVDKKGNLQVNIPPEYNQYLLLTEEDIDNFNLDFSLLEDGGGWIEYEIPGYLDKNLHIPAEALEVNYSEEWEVILPFGYKEHPESKMEETVGIGKRKWGKGEIYYLNFDVGEVLHKGIPNLKKLLYSLIFKIASPLPVEVKAPASVFFSLWKQKKENRYVVHLVNELSPQGRPASKEEMRTEIIPVNLEILVNIPKVREIKKVLGEGDFIVNNGREVIINGLKERVVFTIKV